From Anticarsia gemmatalis isolate Benzon Research Colony breed Stoneville strain chromosome 3, ilAntGemm2 primary, whole genome shotgun sequence, one genomic window encodes:
- the LOC142987076 gene encoding chymotrypsin-like, producing MKVAQSILFVVHAIRIVQSEMEPFVVNGVAIPIDSAPYSAHLSIQCVSSEGKNTFICGSSILNQAVVLTAAHCIYGCAITSTVIVSAGHHQKGKGVTAFAKRMLMHEKYDQRTTSNDIAMIGLKTRFPLSSKVSRVALLRNPPYKEEAVIAGWGLINEVEKIKATELIYTKQYVMTTKDCLKIIKSKPEGTFCAKAKDSSYASKGDSGSGLLVRKYIQIGVVSYKKPKWSRNVVVYTDIGYHYNWIVNNAKRVYCSD from the exons ATGAAAGTAGCCCAATCAATTTTGTTCGTTGTACATGCGATACGTATTGTTCAGAGTGAGATGGAACCTTTTGTAGTCAATGGTGTGGCGATTCCTATAGACAGTGCGCCTTACTCCGCTCACTTGAGCATCCAGTGCGTGAGTTCTGAGggtaaaaatacctttatatgTGGTTCATCGATTTTGAACCAGGCAGTGGTCCTCACGGCTGCTCACTGTATATACGGATGTGCGATTACAAGCACGGTTATCGTTTCCGCTGGCCATCACCAAAAAGGGAAGGGTGTTACTGCTTTCGCAAAACGTATGCTAATGCACGAGAAATATGATCAAAGAACAACAAGTAATGATATCGCTATGATTGGTCTCAAAACTCGTTTTCCTCTAAGTTCTAAAGTGAGTCGTGTGGCTTTACTCCGTAACCCACCTTATAAAGAGGAAGCCGTAATAGCGGGATGGGGATTAATTAAC gaaGTAGAAAAAATAAAGGCAACAGAATTAATATATACGAAGCAATATGTGATGACTACAAAGGACtgcttaaaaattattaaaagtaaaccaGAGGGCACGTTCTGCGCGAAAGCCAAGGATTCTAGCTACGCTTCCaa gGGTGACTCTGGCAGTGGTCTCCTTGTCCGGAAGTACATCCAGATAGGTGTGGTCTCCTACAAGAAACCTAAATGGAGTCGAAATGTGGTAGTCTACACAGATATAGGATACCATTATAATTGGATAGTCAACAATGCAAAACGAGTTTACTGTAgcgattaa